From the genome of Spinacia oleracea cultivar Varoflay chromosome 2, BTI_SOV_V1, whole genome shotgun sequence, one region includes:
- the LOC110790122 gene encoding delta(8)-fatty-acid desaturase, translating to MAETKKYITTEELKSHNKAGDLWISIQGKVYDVTNWVKDHPGGDIPLLQLAGNDVTDAFIAYHPGTTWKILDKFFNGYYLKDFEVTDMSKDYRKLHNEFSKMGLFDKKGHSVIYIFISIFIMLSLCVYGVIWSDNVLVHLGCGALMGMAWIQSAYLGHDSGHYQIMSSPGYNKVAQILTGNCLTGISMAWWKWTHNAHHIACNSLDHDPDLQHIPVFAVSTKFFNNMQSVFYGRKMDFDPVARFLVSYQHMTYYPVMVVARINLYVQTFLLLFNPNRKVINRGLNIMGIMVFWTWYPLLVSCLPSWEERIMFVLSSFVVTAFQHIQFTLNHFSANVYVGQPLGNDWFEKQTFGSIDINTSSWMDWLFGGLQFQLEHHLFPRLPRCNLRKVAPVVKDLCKKHNLPYRSLTFWEANVSTLKTLRDAALQARDLSNPMPKNLLWEAVNTHG from the coding sequence ATGGCGGAAACAAAGAAATATATCACAACTGAAGAACTGAAGAGTCACAACAAAGCAGGAGATCTATGGATTTCaattcaaggaaaagtttaCGATGTTACAAATTGGGTGAAAGATCATCCAGGAGGAGACATTCCATTGCTGCAATTAGCAGGAAACGATGTAACAGATGCATTCATTGCGTATCACCCAGGTACTACATGGAAAATTCTTGATAAATTCTTTAATGGGTATTATCTGAAGGATTTTGAGGTTACAGATATGTCAAAGGATTACAGGAAGCTTCACAATGAATTTTCGAAGATGGGTTTGTTTGATAAGAAAGGTCATAGTGTAATTTACATATTTATTTCGATATTTATCATGTTAAGTTTATGTGTTTATGGTGTGATTTGGTCTGATAATGTGCTTGTGCATCTGGGTTGTGGTGCATTGATGGGTATGGCTTGGATTCAGAGTGCTTATTTAGGTCATGATTCTGGGCATTATCAGATTATGTCAAGTCCTGGTTATAATAAAGTAGCCCAGATATTGACTGGGAATTGTCTAACTGGGATTAGTATGGCTTGGTGGAAATGGACTCACAATGCACACCACATTGCCTGTAATAGTTTAGACCATGACCCAGATCTGCAACACATACCAGTTTTCGCTGTTTCCACCAAGTTCTTCAACAATATGCAGTCTGTTTTCTATGGGAGGAAGATGGATTTTGACCCAGTTGCCAGATTTCTTGTGAGTTATCAGCATATGACATATTACCCTGTTATGGTTGTTGCTAGGATTAATCTATATGTGCAGACCTTTTTGCTGTTGTTTAACCCTAACAGGAAGGTTATCAATAGAGGTTTGAACATAATGGGGATAATGGTGTTTTGGACTTGGTACCCTCTCCTTGTTTCTTGTCTTCCTAGTTGGGAGGAAAGGATCATGTTTGTGCTCTCAAGCTTTGTGGTTACTGCTTTCCAACACATCCAGTTTACATTGAACCATTTCTCTGCAAATGTGTATGTTGGTCAACCTCTTGGGAATGATTGGTTCGAGAAACAAACCTTTGGATCAATCGACATTAACACCTCGTCTTGGATGGATTGGTTGTTTGGTGGGTTACAGTTTCAGCTCGAACATCATTTGTTTCCTAGGTTGCCTCGTTGTAATCTAAGGAAGGTTGCACCAGTTGTGAAGGATCTTTGCAAGAAGCATAATTTGCCTTACAGGAGTCTGACTTTCTGGGAGGCTAATGTTTCGACTTTGAAGACACTTAGGGATGCAGCTCTTCAAGCTCGAGATCTTTCCAATCCGATGCCTAAGAACTTGCTATGGGAGGCTGTCAATACTCATGGTTAA